In a genomic window of Telopea speciosissima isolate NSW1024214 ecotype Mountain lineage chromosome 5, Tspe_v1, whole genome shotgun sequence:
- the LOC122663011 gene encoding uncharacterized protein LOC122663011 — MPSLSWQPNYFTKWVEAVPMKSVSQADVIRFVKREIIHRFGLPETLTCNNGSVFSWGEVSQFAQEYSMIVTFSTLYYAQGNGQAEASNKVIKANLFKVIDDNPRSWVEMLSEVLWAFRTSKRIVIGTTPYALTFGHDAILPMEVIIESLRVARQYEMSPNQYKDSMMAELDELDEERLLALDRVQAQKAKVAKAYNKMVRPKAFSESDLVLKAMLPIGHKDPKFGKWSPTWEGLFVVHQVLKGGAYHLRIVDGQVQLRPLNDKNLKKYHPTMWEVIK; from the coding sequence ATGCCTTCGTTATCATGGCAACCGAATTACtttaccaagtgggtggaagctGTGCCAATGAAGTCGGTCAGCCAGGCCGATGTGATAAGGTTTGTGAAGCGTGAGATAATACACCGCTTCGGCCTGCCTGAGACCCTCACCTGCAATAATGGGTCAGTTTTCTCCTGGGGGGAAGTGTCTCAGTTTGCGCAGGAGTACAGCATGATTGTTACCTTCTCAACGCTCTATTATGCACAGGGCAATGGTCAAGCCGAGGCAAGTAATAAAGTTATCAAGGCAAATTTGTTCAAAGTCATCGATGACAACCCTAGGTCCTGGGTAGAGATGCTGTCAGAAGTTCTGTGGGCTTTCAGGACCTCAAAGAGGATAGTGATAGGGACAACCCCCTATGCGCTAACCTTTGGTCATGATGCTATCCTGCCTATGGAAGTGATCATAGAGTCCCTACGGGTGGCAAGACAATACGAGATGTCCCCTAATCAGTATAAGGACTCCATGATGGCTGAGCTTGATGAGTTAGACGAAGAACGTTTGCTGGCCCTCGATCGGGTACAGGCTCAAAAGGCCAAAGTGGCTAAGGCCTATAACAAAATGGTTAGGCCTAAAGCATTTTCTGAGTCAGATCTAGTTTTGAAGGCCATGTTACCAATTGGGCACAAGGATCCCAAATTTGGGAAGTGGTCGCCTACCTGGGAAGGACTGTTTGTTGTACATCAGGTCTTGAAGGGTGGGGCGTATCACTTGAGAATAGTGGATGGCCAAGTGCAGCTAAGGCCGTTGAATGATAAGAATTTAAAAAAGTACCACCCAACAATGTGGGAGGTCATAAAATGA